In Quadrisphaera sp. RL12-1S, a single genomic region encodes these proteins:
- a CDS encoding gamma-glutamylcyclotransferase produces the protein MALYAAYASNLHPERMSVRAPHSPLEQTGWLRGWRLTFGGEERGWDGALATVVEVPPSEDPDAEVEHQVFVALYDLTDADAEQLDQWEGVDIGLYTKVKVRVDTLEGERLAWTYVLDDYEGGLPSAFYLGMLADAAEAAGAPDDYVAELRSRPCRSVG, from the coding sequence ATGGCGCTGTACGCGGCGTACGCCAGCAACCTGCACCCCGAGCGGATGTCCGTGCGGGCGCCGCACTCACCCCTGGAGCAGACGGGCTGGCTGCGCGGCTGGCGCCTGACGTTCGGCGGGGAGGAACGCGGCTGGGACGGGGCGCTCGCCACGGTCGTGGAGGTGCCCCCCTCGGAGGACCCCGACGCCGAGGTCGAGCACCAGGTGTTCGTGGCCCTGTACGACCTGACCGACGCCGACGCGGAGCAGCTGGACCAGTGGGAGGGCGTCGACATCGGTCTCTACACCAAGGTCAAGGTGCGGGTGGACACCCTCGAGGGCGAGCGGCTCGCCTGGACGTACGTGCTCGACGACTACGAGGGCGGCCTCCCGAGCGCCTTCTACCTGGGGATGCTGGCCGACGCCGCCGAGGCCGCCGGCGCCCCGGACGACTACGTGGCCGAGCTGCGCTCGCGCCCCTGCCGCTCGGTCGGCTGA
- a CDS encoding M13 family metallopeptidase translates to MATSPTQPPVRSGLDLAHVDVAARPQDDLFGHVNGSWLAAHEIPADRSSDGAFRALFDAAEEQVRAIVEEAAASAPAETTGPASGGSLGQVGRAYRAFMDVDRVEALGAAPLRPLLDEVAALRDRGELAALLGRYQREGLVALVAAYVSPDAKDSSRYVVYAEQAGLGLPDEAYYRLDEHAEVRGKYVEHLDRLCALAGLEPLGATVLDLETALAAVSWDRVSRRDAHRTYTLMTWDALVASAPGLDWEAWRAALLDLSDDTTDDTTDGGSGGPASRLPGVSAHALDEVVVRQPSFVTGAARLLEERPLEQWRAWLAVRLVRGLAPYLSADLVEEQFDFSGRTLSGTPQLRERWRRGVSFVEGTLGEAVGQLYVERHFPPRSKERMVELVAHLVEAYRRSISALDWMGPETREKALAKLEAFTPKIGYPDRWKDYSSLVVDGEDLVGTVRRTGEWETAFELAKIGQPIDRSEWLMTPQTVNAYYHPVMNEIVFPAAILQPPFFDADADDAANYGGIGAVIGHEIGHGFDDQGSKYDGSGNLVDWWTPSDREEFERRAAALVAQYSALSPREAPDARVNGELTVGENIGDLGGLTIALKAYRISLEEAGLADGPEIDGFTATQRVLIGWAQVWRTKTREAEVRRRLAIDPHSPADLRCNAVVTNLDAFHEAFGVVEGDALFTPLEQRVRIW, encoded by the coding sequence ATGGCCACCTCTCCGACGCAGCCCCCGGTCCGCTCGGGCCTCGACCTCGCCCACGTCGACGTCGCCGCCCGCCCCCAGGACGACCTGTTCGGGCACGTCAACGGCTCCTGGCTGGCCGCGCACGAGATCCCCGCCGACAGGTCCTCCGACGGTGCCTTCCGGGCCCTGTTCGACGCCGCGGAGGAGCAGGTCCGCGCGATCGTCGAGGAGGCCGCCGCGAGCGCCCCGGCCGAGACCACCGGGCCCGCCTCGGGCGGCTCGCTGGGACAGGTGGGCCGCGCCTACCGGGCCTTCATGGACGTCGACCGCGTGGAGGCCCTCGGGGCGGCTCCGCTGCGGCCTCTGCTGGACGAGGTGGCCGCGCTGCGCGACCGCGGCGAGCTCGCCGCGCTGCTGGGCCGCTACCAGCGCGAGGGGCTGGTGGCGCTGGTGGCCGCGTACGTCTCGCCGGACGCGAAGGACTCCTCCCGGTACGTCGTCTACGCCGAGCAGGCCGGGCTGGGCCTGCCGGACGAGGCGTACTACCGCCTCGACGAGCACGCCGAGGTCCGCGGGAAGTACGTCGAGCACCTCGACAGGCTGTGCGCGCTCGCGGGCCTGGAGCCGCTGGGGGCCACGGTGCTGGACCTCGAGACCGCGCTGGCGGCCGTCAGCTGGGACCGGGTCTCGCGCCGGGACGCTCACCGGACGTACACGCTGATGACCTGGGACGCCCTGGTGGCCAGCGCGCCGGGACTGGACTGGGAGGCCTGGCGCGCGGCGCTGCTGGACCTCTCCGACGACACCACCGACGACACCACCGACGGCGGGAGCGGAGGGCCGGCGAGCCGCCTGCCGGGTGTCAGCGCCCACGCCCTCGACGAGGTGGTGGTGCGCCAGCCCTCGTTCGTGACCGGCGCGGCGCGGCTGCTCGAGGAGCGACCGCTGGAGCAGTGGCGCGCCTGGCTGGCGGTGCGCCTGGTGCGCGGGCTGGCCCCGTACCTGTCGGCCGACCTCGTCGAGGAGCAGTTCGACTTCTCGGGCCGCACCCTGTCGGGCACCCCGCAGCTGCGGGAGCGCTGGCGCCGGGGCGTCTCGTTCGTCGAGGGCACCCTCGGGGAGGCCGTGGGGCAGCTCTACGTGGAGCGGCACTTCCCGCCGCGCTCCAAGGAGCGCATGGTGGAGCTGGTGGCCCACCTCGTCGAGGCCTACCGCCGGTCCATCTCGGCGCTGGACTGGATGGGCCCGGAGACCCGCGAGAAGGCCCTGGCCAAGCTGGAGGCGTTCACGCCCAAGATCGGCTACCCGGACCGGTGGAAGGACTACTCCTCCCTCGTCGTGGACGGCGAGGACCTCGTCGGCACGGTGCGCCGGACCGGGGAGTGGGAGACCGCCTTCGAGCTGGCCAAGATCGGGCAGCCGATCGACAGGTCGGAGTGGCTGATGACGCCGCAGACCGTCAACGCGTACTACCACCCGGTGATGAACGAGATCGTCTTCCCCGCGGCGATCCTGCAGCCGCCGTTCTTCGACGCGGACGCCGACGACGCCGCCAACTACGGCGGCATCGGCGCGGTCATCGGCCACGAGATCGGCCACGGCTTCGACGACCAGGGCTCCAAGTACGACGGCTCCGGGAACCTCGTCGACTGGTGGACGCCGTCGGACCGGGAGGAGTTCGAGCGCCGCGCCGCCGCGCTCGTCGCGCAGTACTCGGCGCTGTCCCCGCGGGAGGCGCCGGACGCCCGCGTCAACGGCGAGCTGACGGTCGGCGAGAACATCGGTGACCTCGGCGGGCTGACCATCGCGCTGAAGGCCTACCGGATCTCGCTGGAGGAGGCTGGTCTGGCCGACGGCCCGGAGATCGACGGCTTCACCGCCACCCAGCGGGTGCTCATCGGGTGGGCGCAGGTGTGGCGCACCAAGACCCGCGAGGCGGAGGTGCGGCGCCGGCTCGCGATCGACCCGCACTCCCCCGCCGACCTGCGCTGCAACGCCGTGGTCACCAACCTCGACGCCTTCCACGAGGCGTTCGGGGTGGTCGAGGGCGACGCCCTGTTCACCCCGCTGGAGCAGCGGGTGCGCATCTGGTGA
- a CDS encoding ABC transporter permease, with the protein MTQEAPSEPTGQARQDAPDESADDGGQGAQPHHPQHRADRPWAELRPSFKHAAVIIAVATTMVALFALSYIDALGRPVARALPVAVVSGAESSPFVAALERATSQGLQLRAVDSAAEGERLVQLQEVYAVLSPTGSDEGSGVRMELSSASGASAARVLTQAALSAESTSGVALTTADLHPLPSADPSGLAAFYLTITATILGFVTTFQLRAHASPLPLRAWALVAGALVVLGSLVLTTLAIAVLGVPLPFWETWWALALQVLTASSFAALMSVLVGRWAILPTWALFILLGNTSSGGAVAPGLLPEPFSTLSRVLPSGALVSALRAAAYFNDTQRWEPRLVLLAWAVATTTTLVVVCRARRTSPAP; encoded by the coding sequence GTGACGCAGGAGGCCCCGTCCGAGCCCACGGGCCAGGCCCGCCAGGACGCCCCGGACGAGAGCGCCGACGACGGCGGGCAGGGCGCCCAGCCCCACCACCCCCAGCACCGGGCGGACCGGCCGTGGGCGGAGCTGCGGCCCTCCTTCAAGCACGCGGCGGTCATCATCGCGGTGGCCACCACCATGGTGGCGTTGTTCGCGCTGAGCTACATCGACGCGCTGGGCCGTCCCGTCGCGCGCGCCCTGCCCGTGGCGGTGGTCTCCGGCGCGGAGTCCTCGCCGTTCGTCGCCGCGCTCGAGCGCGCCACCTCCCAGGGGCTGCAGCTGCGCGCCGTCGACAGCGCGGCCGAGGGCGAGCGGCTGGTCCAGCTGCAGGAGGTCTACGCCGTCCTCAGCCCCACCGGCTCGGACGAGGGGTCCGGGGTGCGGATGGAGCTGTCCAGCGCGTCCGGGGCGTCAGCGGCCCGCGTGCTCACCCAGGCGGCGCTGAGCGCCGAGAGCACCTCCGGGGTGGCCCTCACCACCGCCGACCTGCACCCGCTGCCCTCCGCCGACCCCTCCGGCCTGGCCGCCTTCTACCTGACCATTACCGCCACGATCCTCGGCTTCGTCACCACCTTCCAGCTGCGCGCCCACGCCAGCCCGCTGCCGCTGCGCGCGTGGGCGCTGGTGGCGGGGGCCCTGGTGGTGCTCGGCTCGCTCGTGCTGACCACGCTGGCGATCGCGGTGCTCGGGGTGCCGCTGCCGTTCTGGGAGACGTGGTGGGCGCTGGCGCTGCAGGTGCTCACGGCCTCCTCGTTCGCGGCGCTCATGAGCGTGCTGGTGGGCCGGTGGGCGATCCTGCCCACCTGGGCGCTGTTCATCCTGCTCGGCAACACCTCCAGCGGCGGCGCCGTCGCCCCCGGTCTGCTGCCGGAGCCGTTCAGCACGCTCTCGCGCGTGCTGCCGTCCGGCGCGCTCGTCTCCGCCCTGCGCGCGGCCGCCTACTTCAACGACACCCAGCGCTGGGAGCCGCGCCTGGTGCTCCTCGCGTGGGCGGTGGCGACGACGACCACCCTGGTGGTCGTCTGCCGCGCCCGCCGCACGAGCCCGGCCCCCTGA
- a CDS encoding FO synthase: MSPLLHLLARCEQGDPQDPGLDDDGGQQLLTADGDDLEALCALADAVRGHRPGAGELTFVVNRNLTTAAVAGPPGSRQADLRDALVDEAVALGATELCVQGPLPAEAGADGYLDLVVALHERAPQLHLHAFRPAEVLDAAARSGRTPREWLTAAREAGLGSVPGTGARVLDDALRPALAPPGSPDLTSQQWLDLVTTAHEVGLRSTATLVYGHLETAAQQVAHLRRLQEVQRRTGGFTELILMPWVPALTAALPDPLPAGLPRQAPGPSVRETRALHAVARLLLCHGGGQAAGSIDHLQVAWTKLGGGTTPLVEQVLRGGADDLGGLLLDGTTAPEAGAEAGLALSAADVVVVAGRLGRTPRQRTTTYADVPPDRRLPLPRP; the protein is encoded by the coding sequence GTGAGCCCGCTGCTCCACCTGCTCGCCCGCTGCGAGCAGGGCGACCCGCAGGACCCGGGGCTCGACGACGACGGCGGCCAGCAGCTGCTGACCGCCGACGGCGACGACCTCGAGGCCCTGTGCGCCCTCGCCGACGCCGTGCGCGGCCACCGCCCGGGCGCGGGCGAGCTGACGTTCGTGGTCAACCGCAACCTCACGACCGCCGCGGTGGCCGGGCCGCCCGGCTCGCGGCAGGCGGACCTGCGCGACGCGCTGGTGGACGAGGCGGTGGCGCTGGGCGCGACCGAGCTGTGCGTCCAGGGCCCGCTGCCGGCCGAGGCCGGCGCCGACGGCTACCTCGACCTCGTGGTGGCCCTGCACGAGCGGGCGCCGCAGCTGCACCTGCACGCCTTCCGACCCGCGGAGGTGCTGGACGCCGCGGCGCGCTCGGGCCGCACCCCGAGGGAGTGGCTGACCGCCGCGCGGGAGGCCGGGCTGGGCTCGGTGCCCGGCACCGGCGCGCGGGTGCTGGACGACGCGCTGCGGCCCGCGCTCGCGCCGCCCGGCAGCCCGGACCTCACCTCCCAGCAGTGGCTGGACCTCGTCACCACCGCGCACGAGGTGGGCCTGCGCTCCACCGCCACGCTCGTCTACGGCCACCTCGAGACGGCGGCGCAGCAGGTGGCGCACCTGCGCCGGCTGCAGGAGGTGCAGCGGCGCACGGGCGGCTTCACCGAGCTCATCCTCATGCCGTGGGTGCCGGCGCTCACCGCTGCCCTGCCCGACCCGCTGCCCGCGGGCCTGCCGCGCCAGGCCCCGGGCCCGTCGGTGCGGGAGACGCGGGCGCTGCACGCCGTGGCGCGCCTGCTGCTGTGCCACGGGGGCGGTCAGGCGGCGGGGAGCATCGACCACCTGCAGGTGGCGTGGACCAAGCTCGGCGGCGGCACGACCCCGCTGGTGGAGCAGGTGCTGCGCGGCGGCGCCGACGACCTGGGCGGGCTGCTGCTCGACGGCACCACCGCCCCGGAGGCCGGCGCCGAGGCGGGGCTGGCGCTGTCCGCGGCCGACGTCGTCGTCGTCGCCGGGCGCCTGGGACGCACGCCGCGCCAGCGGACCACCACCTACGCGGACGTCCCTCCGGACCGCCGCCTCCCCCTCCCCCGTCCGTGA
- a CDS encoding purine-nucleoside phosphorylase: protein MDPFDSVAPDHANDPAHDLGDPGTDPFQVAASAARAIAERTGVARHDTALVLGSGWQVTADLLGETTAEIAVTDLPGFPPAAALGHVGTVRSVSVTDDAGTERHVLVFLSRTHLYEGRGVRPVVHAVRTAAAAGCASIVLTNGCGGIDPGRGPGTPVLISDHINLTATSPLEGATFIDLTDLYSSRLRGLARQVQTELTEGVYVQFPGPHYETPAEVRMAGRMGGDLVGMSTALEAIAARQAGLEVLGISLVTNLAAGVSPTPLDAQEVIDAGKAAGPRIGALLASVVRRVLAEPRP, encoded by the coding sequence ATGGACCCCTTCGACAGCGTCGCGCCGGACCACGCGAACGACCCGGCCCACGACCTCGGCGACCCCGGCACCGACCCCTTCCAGGTCGCGGCCTCCGCCGCCCGGGCCATCGCCGAGCGCACCGGCGTCGCGCGCCACGACACGGCCCTGGTGCTCGGCTCCGGCTGGCAGGTCACCGCTGACCTGCTGGGCGAGACGACCGCCGAGATCGCCGTCACCGACCTGCCCGGCTTCCCGCCCGCGGCGGCCCTCGGCCACGTGGGCACGGTGCGCTCGGTGAGCGTCACCGACGACGCGGGCACCGAGCGCCACGTGCTGGTGTTCCTCTCGCGGACGCACCTGTACGAGGGCCGCGGGGTGCGTCCGGTGGTCCACGCCGTGCGGACGGCCGCTGCGGCGGGCTGCGCGAGCATCGTCCTGACGAACGGCTGCGGCGGCATCGACCCGGGCCGCGGTCCGGGCACGCCGGTGCTCATCAGCGACCACATCAACCTCACGGCGACGTCGCCGCTCGAGGGCGCCACGTTCATCGACCTCACGGACCTGTACTCCTCGCGGCTGCGCGGGCTCGCGCGCCAGGTGCAGACCGAGCTGACCGAGGGCGTGTACGTGCAGTTCCCCGGCCCCCACTACGAGACGCCCGCCGAGGTCCGGATGGCGGGCCGCATGGGCGGTGACCTGGTCGGCATGTCCACCGCCCTGGAGGCCATCGCCGCGCGCCAGGCCGGCCTGGAGGTGCTGGGCATCTCGCTGGTCACCAACCTGGCGGCGGGGGTGAGCCCCACCCCCCTGGACGCGCAGGAGGTCATCGACGCGGGGAAGGCGGCGGGCCCGCGCATCGGGGCGCTGCTGGCGTCCGTCGTGCGCCGCGTCCTCGCCGAGCCGCGCCCGTGA
- a CDS encoding phospho-sugar mutase, translating into MSAASPLVRLDARTADRVRAWAAGDVDDDDRAALLALLDRAESGDDDAAAAAAEVASAVDGHLEFGTAGLRGALGPGSNRMNRAVVVRAAAGLAAHLHRVAAPGDAEAGPPMCVIGYDARRGSAQFARDTAAVMTAAGVRALLLPRPLPTPVLAFAVRHLDADAGVMVTASHNPPQDNGYKVYLGGRCTPSSSSSGAAGGADAPGRGAQIVPPADAQIAADIAAQPPAREVPRAEKGWSVLGGDVLEAYLHGASALPGPPPADGRRSALRVVLTPVHGVGGAVVVEALRRAGVSDVSVVPEQADPDPAFPTTAFPNPEEPGVLDLALDLARRRDAHLVIAVDPDADRCAVAVPDASREGGWRALTGDELGAVLGEHVASGGLAGPGGALPRDAVLACSLVSSSLLGRIAAAHGLGHAETLTGFKWISRAPRLAYGYEEAIGYCAAPALVRDKDGVSASVVVAALAADLRARGRTLLDVLDDLAVQHGVHATGQVSVRVEDLSLISDAMARLRAQPPAELAGRAVERVDDLSEGSVETTGVPATDGLRWTVAGGGRVVVRPSGTEPKLKCYLEVVVPVDGEGLAAARALADRRLADLGTAVRALLAL; encoded by the coding sequence GTGAGCGCCGCCTCCCCCCTGGTCCGCCTCGACGCGCGGACCGCTGACCGCGTCCGCGCCTGGGCCGCGGGGGACGTCGACGACGACGACCGCGCCGCGCTGCTGGCGCTGCTCGACCGCGCCGAGAGCGGGGACGACGACGCAGCGGCCGCGGCCGCCGAGGTGGCCTCCGCCGTCGACGGCCACCTGGAGTTCGGCACGGCGGGCCTGCGCGGAGCGCTGGGTCCGGGCAGCAACCGGATGAACCGCGCCGTGGTGGTGCGGGCCGCCGCCGGCCTGGCCGCCCACCTGCACCGGGTCGCCGCCCCCGGCGACGCCGAGGCGGGCCCGCCGATGTGCGTCATCGGGTACGACGCGCGCCGCGGGTCGGCGCAGTTCGCCCGCGACACCGCCGCGGTGATGACCGCGGCCGGGGTGCGCGCCCTGCTGCTGCCGCGCCCGCTGCCCACGCCCGTGCTGGCCTTCGCCGTGCGCCACCTCGACGCCGACGCCGGCGTCATGGTCACCGCGAGCCACAACCCGCCGCAGGACAACGGCTACAAGGTCTACCTGGGCGGGCGGTGCACGCCGTCGTCGTCGTCCTCCGGGGCTGCCGGGGGTGCGGACGCCCCCGGGAGGGGTGCGCAGATCGTGCCGCCCGCCGACGCCCAGATCGCCGCCGACATCGCGGCGCAGCCGCCCGCCCGGGAGGTGCCCCGCGCCGAGAAGGGGTGGTCGGTGCTCGGCGGCGACGTGCTCGAGGCGTACCTGCACGGGGCCTCGGCGCTGCCCGGACCGCCTCCGGCCGACGGCAGGCGCTCCGCGCTGCGCGTGGTGCTCACCCCCGTGCACGGCGTCGGCGGCGCGGTGGTGGTGGAGGCGCTGCGCCGGGCCGGTGTCAGCGACGTGTCCGTGGTCCCCGAGCAGGCGGACCCGGACCCCGCCTTCCCCACCACCGCGTTCCCCAACCCCGAGGAGCCGGGGGTCCTCGACCTGGCGCTCGACCTGGCGCGCCGGCGCGACGCGCACCTGGTCATCGCCGTGGACCCGGACGCCGACCGCTGCGCCGTCGCCGTGCCCGACGCCTCCCGCGAGGGGGGCTGGCGCGCCCTCACCGGTGACGAGCTGGGCGCGGTGCTCGGGGAGCACGTGGCCTCCGGGGGGCTGGCCGGACCGGGCGGCGCGCTGCCCCGTGACGCCGTGCTGGCGTGCTCGCTGGTCTCCTCCAGCCTGCTGGGCCGGATCGCCGCGGCGCACGGCCTCGGCCACGCCGAGACCCTCACCGGGTTCAAGTGGATCTCCCGTGCGCCGCGCCTCGCGTACGGCTACGAGGAGGCCATCGGCTACTGCGCGGCGCCCGCGCTGGTGCGCGACAAGGACGGCGTCTCCGCGTCCGTGGTGGTGGCCGCGCTCGCCGCGGACCTGCGGGCCCGCGGACGCACGCTCCTCGACGTCCTCGACGACCTCGCGGTGCAGCACGGTGTCCACGCCACCGGACAGGTCTCGGTGCGCGTGGAGGACCTCTCGCTCATCTCCGACGCGATGGCGAGGCTGCGGGCCCAGCCCCCGGCTGAGCTGGCGGGACGCGCCGTCGAGCGCGTGGACGACCTGTCGGAGGGCTCCGTGGAGACCACGGGGGTCCCCGCCACCGACGGCCTGCGCTGGACCGTGGCCGGCGGCGGCCGGGTGGTCGTCCGCCCGAGCGGCACCGAGCCGAAGCTCAAGTGCTACCTCGAGGTGGTCGTGCCCGTCGACGGCGAGGGCCTGGCAGCAGCGCGCGCGCTGGCGGACCGGCGCCTCGCCGACCTGGGCACCGCGGTGAGGGCCCTCCTGGCCCTGTGA
- a CDS encoding diguanylate cyclase domain-containing protein gives MTQRASTGAGAVRRPSRVLVGVVAVGALVLTGALLAAGSGPQAGPWPVQVVLWAAFVGLRHDAAQRWLAGGGLDRRTARRVLFGQALGAGAVASSALPALVPVVCLLVAVVHVEWRWRRALEAGGLGTLVLSGAATAGVSAGVLPSAHGTAEQAAALGLACLVLANVAVLARQRERADAALEATRRTRHDELLHAAQHDALTGLLGRRGTADALAAACAAAAPGALAAVVFCDLDGFKPVNDAHGHAVGDRLLVDVARRLAEAAGPSAQVGRTGGDEFVVVLGGAHDTRAVETLAARVRDCLDEPVEVDGLVLALGLSSGCAWSDAPVPGEELLRRADTAMYAAKAQRRAGRSAARPTLLG, from the coding sequence GTGACGCAGCGGGCGAGCACCGGCGCCGGTGCTGTGCGACGGCCGTCGCGGGTGCTTGTCGGCGTCGTCGCCGTGGGCGCCCTGGTCCTGACCGGCGCCCTGCTGGCGGCGGGCTCCGGCCCGCAGGCCGGCCCGTGGCCGGTCCAGGTGGTCCTGTGGGCGGCCTTCGTGGGGCTGCGCCACGACGCTGCCCAGCGCTGGCTGGCGGGCGGGGGCCTGGACCGGCGGACGGCGCGGCGGGTGCTCTTCGGGCAGGCCCTGGGCGCCGGTGCCGTGGCGTCGAGCGCGCTGCCGGCGCTCGTGCCGGTGGTGTGCCTGCTGGTGGCCGTGGTGCACGTCGAGTGGCGCTGGCGCCGCGCTCTGGAGGCCGGGGGCCTGGGCACGCTCGTGCTGTCAGGAGCCGCGACGGCCGGGGTGTCCGCCGGGGTGCTGCCGTCGGCGCACGGCACCGCCGAGCAGGCGGCCGCGCTGGGGCTCGCGTGCCTGGTGCTGGCCAACGTGGCGGTGCTGGCCCGTCAGCGCGAGCGCGCCGACGCCGCGCTCGAGGCCACGCGGCGCACCCGCCACGACGAGCTGCTGCACGCCGCCCAGCACGACGCCCTGACGGGTCTGCTCGGGCGCCGCGGCACCGCGGACGCGCTCGCGGCGGCGTGCGCCGCCGCCGCGCCGGGGGCGCTCGCCGCGGTGGTCTTCTGCGACCTCGACGGGTTCAAGCCCGTCAACGACGCCCACGGCCACGCCGTGGGCGACCGGCTGCTCGTGGACGTGGCCCGGCGCCTGGCCGAGGCGGCGGGCCCCTCGGCGCAGGTGGGCCGCACCGGCGGCGACGAGTTCGTCGTGGTCCTGGGCGGAGCGCACGACACCCGGGCCGTCGAGACCCTCGCGGCGCGCGTGCGGGACTGCCTCGACGAGCCCGTCGAGGTCGACGGGCTCGTGCTGGCGCTCGGGCTGAGCAGCGGGTGCGCCTGGAGCGACGCCCCGGTGCCGGGTGAGGAGCTGCTGCGCCGCGCCGACACCGCCATGTACGCGGCCAAGGCGCAGCGGCGAGCCGGTCGCTCCGCCGCCAGGCCCACCCTCCTCGGCTGA
- the deoC gene encoding deoxyribose-phosphate aldolase produces the protein MSTDSSTAGTGTTPTTPTTWTAARVARLVDHTLLKPEATTADVAALLADARRLGVLAVCVSPSFLPLQDTAGPGSTEGLVVATVCGFPSGKHVSEVKAAEAAAAVAAGADEVDMVIDVGAALSGEVEAVRSDIAAVRAAVPAPGVLKVIVESAALPDDVLVAVCRAAEEAGADFVKTSTGFHPAGGASVHAVEVMHATVGGRLGIKASGGIRTAEAAVALLEAGATRLGLSGTAAVLDGLAQD, from the coding sequence ATGAGCACGGACAGCAGCACCGCCGGCACCGGGACGACCCCGACGACCCCGACGACGTGGACGGCGGCCCGCGTGGCGCGGCTGGTCGACCACACCCTGCTCAAGCCCGAGGCGACCACCGCCGACGTCGCGGCCCTGCTGGCCGACGCACGCCGCCTGGGCGTCCTCGCGGTCTGCGTCTCGCCGTCCTTCCTGCCCCTGCAGGACACCGCCGGACCCGGCTCGACCGAGGGCCTCGTCGTGGCGACGGTCTGCGGCTTCCCCTCCGGCAAGCACGTCAGCGAGGTGAAGGCCGCCGAGGCCGCCGCCGCCGTGGCCGCCGGGGCGGACGAGGTCGACATGGTCATCGACGTGGGCGCGGCGCTGTCGGGCGAGGTCGAGGCGGTCCGCTCCGACATCGCCGCCGTGCGCGCGGCCGTCCCCGCGCCGGGCGTCCTCAAGGTCATCGTGGAGAGCGCGGCCCTGCCGGACGACGTCCTCGTGGCCGTCTGCCGGGCTGCGGAGGAGGCCGGGGCGGACTTCGTGAAGACCTCCACCGGCTTCCACCCCGCGGGCGGCGCCAGCGTGCACGCCGTGGAGGTCATGCACGCCACCGTCGGCGGCCGCCTCGGCATCAAGGCGTCCGGTGGCATCAGGACGGCGGAGGCCGCCGTCGCCCTGCTCGAGGCCGGCGCCACGCGCCTGGGACTGTCGGGGACCGCGGCCGTGCTGGACGGGCTGGCGCAGGACTGA